A part of Ascochyta rabiei chromosome 3, complete sequence genomic DNA contains:
- a CDS encoding MutS protein 1 yields MMLSRHVRCTTRIESVALARHLVPTSRPYSAILHKSLSSVTRACAKPRAAKLVSARWNQELQRRGAKRRASFSFEDLPQGAIESDALPPQDDIEPEYPPLLQQVRNNMLKFNHCVLVTRVGGFYELYFEHADEYAPLLNLKKAKRKPSKGSKKPAVSMAGFPAYQLDRYLKILVQDLNKHVAISDESINEAPNRAKGELQYTRKVSRIVTPGTLIDEHFMDPWENNYLLAIHVDPKTLEKEKAVTNSPGSSSVSSVLNLPRTEVGLAWIDLSSGDFLTQSTDIASLPSAVARIKPREIVLDNIFEEYEHSRIVSILQEDGHIITFQEPSQEPLTVKDWIPMLKDVVDEFDPARFTSSEVAAGGSLLHYVKHQLLGSRTQLQAPIRHQAEDHMSIDKNSLRALEIRNTIRDGTYEGSLLHSLKHTVTKSGTRLLSQRLAAPLMSLSTINDRLDLVEEMIEYPQLRQDVITLLGQTFDSLRLVTKFTYGRGDADDLMELSKTITTTSDLFNILHEHTVSRNAVPPSSAREASETRRRLCMSALERRFDLQGVRELSKRIQDAIDEDALSEYHRAEDEQAEEMSELAQDIVGREAGEEDLKNMPKRIQPKPHAITGSYKSVTDGRDDIWIMKRKASPALDRLHKSLDSMGEAKSELEDRLRQKMDASSLVLKWTPNLAHIAHVKGKDVSRVTLHYPKSLSSSKSTRSFQVLEWTQLGAHMDETRFRIRNEEQRVLGNLREGVVHNLVRLRRNAAVLDELDVACAFAILAVEKDFVRPIMNAGTSHNIVGGRHPVVESSSKEQGRKFTPNDCILDDEERIWLITGPNMAGKSTYLRQNALISILAQTGSFVPAEYAEIGLVDKVFSRVGSADNLFLDQSTFMVEMLETAQILKEATPRSFVIMDEVGRGTTPEDGIAVGYACLHHLYHINQCRTLFATHFHALTDMTEDFEKLACYCNDVLEEADGRFSYVHRLKKGVNRESHALKVARVAGLPEDAIAVADRIRMQLRHGPLNATPIGIDPSAKVKKIPRSRAAASK; encoded by the exons ATGATGCTTTCTAGGCATGTCCGTTGCACGACGCGTATCGAATCAGTGGCATTGGCGCGACATCTTGTTCCCACTTCACGGCCGTACTCCGCAATCCTACACAAATCGCTTTCGAGCGTGACGCGAGCCTGCGCGAAACCACGTGCAGCGAAGCTTGTGAGTGCAAGATGGAATCAAGAGTTGCAACGTCGAGGTGCGAAGCGGAGAGCCTCTTTCAGCTTTGAAGACTTGCCCCAGGGTGCCATTGAGTCAGATGCACTACCACCCCAAGATGATATTGAACCAGAGTACCCTCCATTGCTGCAGCAGGTCCGCAACAACATGCTCAAGTTCAACCATTGCGTTCTGGTGACCAGAGTCGGTGGCTTTTACGAG CTGTATTTCGAACACGCGGACGAGTATGCTCCCTTGTTGAACCTGAAGAAAGCCAAGCGGAAACCGTCAAAGGGCAGCAAGAAGCCTGCTGTGTCGATG GCCGGCTTTCCTGCATACCAGCTGGACCGCTACCTCAAGATCCTCGTTCAAGACCTGAACAAGCATGTCGCCATCAGCGACGAATCTATCAACGAGGCGCCCAATCGAGCGAAAGGTGAACTGCAATACACGCGAAAGGTCTCCCGTATCGTCACGCCGGGCACACTGATTGATGAACACTTTATGGATCCCTGGGAGAACAACTATCTCCTTGCCATTCACGTCGATCCAAAGACACttgagaaggagaaggctgtCACAAACAGCCCGGGTAGCTCGAGTGTCTCGTCGGTGCTCAACTTGCCTCGTACAGAAGTTGGTCTTGCTTGGATCGACCTGTCGAGTGGCGACTTCCTTACTCAAAGCACCGACATTGCATCGTTGCCCTCCGCTGTCGCTCGCATCAAGCCCAGAGAGATTGTGCTTGACAATATATTCGAGGAATACGAACACTCGCGCATCGTGTCGATACTGCAGGAAGACGGACACATAATTACCTTCCAAGAGCCCTCGCAGGAGCCACTCACGGTCAAAGATTGGATCCCCATGCTGAAGGACGTTGTAGATGAATTCGACCCTGCAAGATTTACGTCTAGCGAAGTGGCTGCTGGCGGCTCCCTTCTGCACTATGTCAAGCATCAGCTCCTTGGCTCCCGAACACAACTGCAAGCCCCCATCAGACACCAAGCAGAAGATCACATGAGCATTGACAAGAACAGCCTAAGAGCGTTAGAGATCAGGAACACAATTCGTGACGGCACATACGAAGGCAGCTTGTTACATTCTCTGAAGCACACAGTCACCAAAAGTGGCACCCGCCTACTTTCACAACGGTTGG CCGCACCTTTGATGTCGCTGTCCACGATCAATGACCGACTGGACTTAGTCGAAGAGATGATTGAATACCCACAGCTGAGGCAAGACGTCATCACTCTCCTTGGACAAACGTTCGACTCTCTTCGTCTAGTGACCAAATTCACCTACGGTCGTGGCGATGCCGATGATCTTATGGAGCTCTCAAAGACAATCACGACCACTTCTGACCTGTTCAATATTCTGCATGAACACACAGTTTCGAGAAACGCTGTACCACCCAGCTCAGCCCGCGAGGCATCGGAGACGAGACGAAGGCTTTGTATGTCTGCGCTAGAGCGGCGATTTGATCTCCAAGGTGTACGTGAGCTCTCAAAGCGCATACAAGACGCTATCGACGAAGATGCGCTTTCTGAGTATCATCGCGCCGAGGACGAGCAGGCAGAGGAGATGTCTGAGCTGGCTCAAGATATCGTGGGCCGAGAAGCCGGCGAAGAAGATCTCAAGAACATGCCCAAACGCATCCAACCAAAGCCACACGCGATCACAGGCAGCTACAAGAGCGTCACAGACGGACGAGATGACATATGGATTATGAAGCGTAAGGCAAGCCCAGCACTTGACCGACTGCACAAGTCACTAGATTCAATGGGCGAAGCCAAATCAGAATTAGAGGACAGGCTGCGCCAAAAGATGGACGCCTCCAGCTTAGTTCTCAAGTGGACCCCGAACCTCGCACATATCGCTCATGTCAAGGGCAAAGACGTATCTCGAGTGACCTTACACTATCCGAAGAGTCTGAGCAGTAGCAAGTCCACACGTTCTTTTCAGGTTCTTGAGTGGACGCAACTGGGTGCGCATATGGACGAGACGCGCTTCAGGATTCGTAACGAGGAGCAGCGCGTATTAGGAAACTTACGTGAGGGGGTTGTTCACAATCTCGTGAGGCTACGACGAAACGCTGCTGTGCTTGACGAACTCGATGTTGCATGCGCTTTTGCTATTCTCGCAGTAGAGAAAGACTTTGTCCGACCTATCATGAACGCTGGGACTTCACACAATATCGTTGGCGGCCGGCATCCTGTCGTTGAGAGTAGCAGCAAAGAACAGGGTCGCAAGTTCACGCCAAACGACTGCATACTCGACGACGAAGAACGCATCTGGCTTATCACTGGCCCAAACATGGCAGGCAAGAGCACTTACCTTCGGCAGAATGCGCTGATCTCGATCCTCGCCCAGACAGGATCGTTCGTGCCAGCCGAGTATGCAGAGATTGGCCTCGTCGACAAGGTTTTTAGTCGCGTTGGCTCTGCAGACAACCTCTTCCTCGATCAGTCTACCTTTATGGTGGAGATGTTGGAGACTGCTCAGATACTTAAGGAGGCTACCCCACGCTCGTTCGTCATCATGGACGAGGTGGGTCGAGGGACTACCCCCGAGGATGGCATCGCTGTAGGCTATGCCTGTCTTCATCACTTGTACCACATCAACCAGTGCCGGACCCTGTTTGCGACCCACTTTCACGCTCTCACGGACATGACCGAAGACTTCGAGAAGCTCGCTTGCTATTGCAACGATGTCCTGGAGGAGGCAGATGGCAGGTTCTCGTATGTACATCGCTTGAAGAAGGGCGTCAACCGGGAGAGTCATGCTCTGAAGGTTGCCAGAGTTGCAG GCCTTCCCGAGGACGCCATTGCAGTAGCTGACAGGATTCGCATGCAACTGAGGCATGGTCCACTCAATGCAACTCCGATCGGCATTGATCCTTCCGCTAAAGTCAAGAAAATCCCGAGAAGCAGAGCTGCTGCCTCTAAATGA
- a CDS encoding Uroporphyrinogen decarboxylase produces the protein MAPQFEPMKNDLILRTARGEKVERAPMWVMRQAGRYLPEYHEEKGKNDFFECCRSPEIASNLTLQPIDRYAGLVDAAIIFSDILVIPQAMGMDVVMVDKKGPHFPEPLQTPDDKQYKEVMERKVDVKESLDYVYKAITLTRQKLAGRVPLIGFCGAPWTLLSYMVEGGGSKMFIQVKTWVYKYPEASKALLQKIAELCVEYLALQVEAGAQMIQVFDSWAGELSPQSFKEFSLPYLNHIADNLPARLKSKGLEPVPMTVFAKGAWYALPALCESNYNTIGLDWLHDPAEAYQLAQSKGKVLQGNADPGILYGSKESITRVVENMVAGFGGGKKGWIANLGHGITPFVKPDDLKFYFEEIHRLTT, from the exons ATGGCACCGCAATTTGAGCCTATGAAGAATGACTTGATTCTCCGCACCGCAAGGG GCGAGAAGGTCGAGCGTGCGCCCATGTGGGTGATGCGTCAAG CTGGACGCTACTTGCCCGAATACCACGAGGAGAAGGGCAAGAACGACTTTTTCGAGTGCTGTCGCAGCCCCGAAATCGCCTCCAATCTCACCCTGCAGCCCATCGACCGCTATGCCGGACTCGTCGATGCTGCCATCATCTTCTCTGATATCCTCGTCATTCCTCAGGCCATGGGCATGGATGTTGTCATGGTAGACAAGAAAGGCCCACACTTCCCAGAGCCGCTACAAACACCCGACGACAAGCAGTACAAGGAGGTCATGGAGCGCAAGGTCGACGTGAAGGAATCCTTAGACTATGTTTACAAGGCCATAACTCTGACAAGGCAGAAGCTCGCTGGTCGAGTGCCTTTGATCGGTTTCTGTGGTGCGCCCTGGACGCTGTTGAGCTACATGGTCGAGGGTGGAGGTAGCAAGATGTTCATCCAAGTCAAGACGTGGGTATACAAATACCCGGAAGCCAGCAAAGCGCTGCTGCAAAAGATTGCAGAGCTTTGTGTAGAGTATCTCGCTCTGCAGGTGGAGGCTGGCGCTCAG ATGATCCAAGTATTCGACTCGTGGGCGGGTGAGCTCTCTCCCCAGTCGTTCAAGGAGTTCTCTCTGCCATACCTTAACCACATCGCCGACAACCTTCCTGCACGCCTCAAGTCGAAGGGCCTCGAGCCTGTCCCGATGACAGTCTTCGCCAAGGGCGCCTGGTACGCGCTGCCTGCACTCTGCGAGTCGAACTACAACACTATTGGATTGGATTGGCTGCATGACCCAGCAGAGGCGTACCAGCTTGCGCAGTCAAAGGGCAAGGTCCTCCAAGGCAACGCAGACCCCGGCATTCTGTATGGCAGCAAGGAGTCGATCACGAGGGTGGTGGAGAACATGGTTGCTGGATTCGGTGGAGGCAAGAAGGGCTGGATCGCTAACCTTGGCCACG GCATTACACCCTTTGTCAAGCCGGACGATCTGAAGTTCTACTTTGAAGAGATCCATAGGCTAACAACATAA
- a CDS encoding Carboxymethylenebutenolidase, translating into MGEAALPTSSVAPSYPPPQQISPHLILQPPLSRRGKGPGLILVLDHYALIEASEQHLDPPPLQKWAEEGFAVAQVLVPGKVEDGGEFPLDRALEALKSCEGCIFGKGVGVVSYLSRIPFYVEEAAIQHPEVLAVVSYGGRQLSTLHEADTALPPQLVHASGPEVKRRESVPLNPDPEPSSSPPSKTRPAGLVKTFRYEDAAKDANWVLPSDPAYSKRNAGVAHTRSVAFLKPFLNGPYFDLEAVWDEHCLYEFGERAVEKTMATMVAQPYVNHIPTMTQVAFLPVKRHHDAVLTDTQRRHRQRETDGLLHASLHLQQPG; encoded by the exons ATGGGTGAGGCTGCCTTACCAACGTCTTCTGTGGCTCCCTCCTACCCCCCACCTCAGCAAATCTCCCCACACCTGATCCTTCAACCTCCCCTCTCCCGCCGTGGAAAGGGTCCTGGTCTGATCTTAGTCCTCGACCACTATGCGCTGATTGAGGCAAGCGAGCAACACCTTGACCCCCCGCCACTGCAGAAATGGGCCGAGGAAGGATTTGCGGTTGCACAGGTGCTGGTGCCGGGCAAGGTCGAGGATGGTGGAGAATTTCCACTGGACAGAGCGTTGGAGGCCCTAAAGAGTTGTGAAGGATGCATCTTTGGAAAGGGCGTGGGTGTTGTCT CATACCTATCCCGCATCCCGTTCTACGTCGAAGAAGCGGCAATCCAGCACCCCGAGGTCCTCGCCGTCGTCTCCTACGGCGGCCGTCAACTGTCCACGCTCCACGAGGCCGACACCGCCCTTCCCCCTCAGCTTGTCCACGCCTCTGGTCCCGAAGTCAAGCGCCGCGAGTCCGTCCCCTTGAACCCAGATCCGGAGCCCTCTTCCTCCCCCCCAAGCAAGACGCGTCCAGCCGGGCTTGTAAAGACCTTCCGCTACGAAGACGCAGCAAAGGACGCAAACTGGGTCCTGCCCTCCGACCCGGCGTACTCAAAGCGCAATGCAGGAGTTGCGCACACGAGGAGCGTGGCGTTCCTCAAGCCGTTCCTCAACGGGCCCTACTTTGACCTCGAGGCTGTGTGGGACGAGCACTGTCTGTATGAATTTGGGGAGCGGGCGGTGGAGAAGACGATGGCGACCATGGTTGCGCAGCCCTACGTGAACCACATCCCCACGATGACGCAAGTGGCCTTTCTACCCGTTAAGCGCCACCACGACGCTGTGCTGACGGACACGCAGAGGAGGCATCGGCAAAGAGAGACTGACGGCCTTCTACACGCATCACTTCATCTTCAGCAACCCGGATGA
- a CDS encoding Cytosine deaminase — MSAEDAGFKAALHEAHQGSSEGGVPIGAALVSADGKILGQGHNMRIQNSSATLHAEISALENAGRLPASAYQGATMYTSLSPCDMCTGACIMYKIKRVVIGENKTFVGGEEYLKSKGIEVVVLQDEDCRALMNKFINDRPGDWYEDIGEGQ; from the exons ATGTCTGCAGAGGATGCCGGCTTCAAAGCTGCCCTACACGAGGCTCACCAAGGCAGCAGTGAAGGCGGAGTGCCAATCGGTGCAGCCTTGGTGTCAGCTGACGGCAAGATACTCGGCCAGGGACACAACATGCGTATACAGAACAGCAGTGCCACTCTCCAT GCAGAAATATCCGCTCTGGAGAATGCAGGCCGCCTCCCAGCCTCAGCTTACCAAGGTGCAACCATGTACACCAGTCTCTCGCCGTGTGACATGTGTACTGGCGCGTGCATCATGTACAAGATTAAAAGGGTGGTTATCGGTGAGAACAAGACGTTCGTTGGAGGTGAAGAGTATCTGAAGAGCAAGGGCATCGAAGTAGTGGTGCTGCAGGATGAGGACTGCCGGGCACTGATGAACAAGTTCATCAACGATAGGCCGGGAGATTGGTACGAGGACATTGGAGAGGGACAGTAG